The following are encoded in a window of Shewanella psychrotolerans genomic DNA:
- a CDS encoding polyamine aminopropyltransferase, whose protein sequence is MQSTYPPAPTPVGAKKLTWFDDLLLLGIMAVLAACGLIYEYLLSHYAGRVLGALEAAIYTMIGLMIVSMGIGAFAARKIRCAFTGFAILELSVALCGALAILITAAVIGFGQQLPMIIANTIGLPPDQLPQGGFIGKLQKLSEYLPYFWGVLLGLMIGMEIPLIARVRQSLCEEHLLHNAGTIYGADYIGAGVGAAIWVTLMLAIDIQLAAALTASFNLLAGFIFIWRFWHKIRHAKILLAGHLIASVVLLILANHGPQWEQQFNNLLYKDKVIFAKSTRFQQLTFTERLRGNNLPPVYSLYINGRLQFASQDEHIYHSFLVHPTLEASARRNNILIIGGGDGLGLRQVLKWHPEHVTLMDLDADLVKLFKSGDQQMPTRLSHALTQLNGNALNDKRVELIFDDAFNGADKLIKRGDKFDAIIVDLPDPSHPDLNKLYSDMFYRKLKELLSADGALTVQSTSPYHAPNAFISVGKTLTSAGFNVQQYHHNVPSFGEWGWSIATMTGKDAKQRLQTLTSLSIEENWLTPGLIKGSFEFPGNYYDHADEVKINAIGSTQLYRYHQQAWSENENLTLFE, encoded by the coding sequence ATGCAATCAACTTATCCCCCAGCGCCAACCCCTGTTGGCGCTAAAAAACTAACCTGGTTTGACGATCTACTCCTGCTCGGCATTATGGCGGTATTAGCAGCCTGCGGTCTGATTTACGAATATTTACTCTCCCATTACGCTGGTCGCGTACTTGGCGCATTAGAAGCCGCTATCTACACTATGATAGGCCTGATGATTGTTTCCATGGGGATTGGGGCATTTGCCGCCCGAAAAATCCGCTGCGCCTTTACTGGATTTGCCATATTAGAACTCAGCGTAGCCCTGTGTGGTGCATTAGCGATTTTGATCACCGCCGCCGTTATCGGCTTTGGCCAGCAACTGCCAATGATTATAGCCAACACCATAGGCCTGCCACCCGACCAACTGCCTCAAGGCGGCTTCATTGGTAAACTGCAAAAACTCAGTGAGTACTTACCCTATTTCTGGGGGGTATTACTGGGCTTAATGATAGGGATGGAGATCCCACTTATCGCCAGGGTGAGACAATCTCTATGCGAAGAACATCTGTTACATAATGCGGGCACCATTTATGGCGCCGATTATATAGGTGCTGGCGTTGGCGCGGCGATCTGGGTAACACTCATGTTGGCCATCGATATTCAGCTGGCAGCGGCCCTTACGGCGAGCTTTAATCTGCTGGCAGGCTTTATTTTTATCTGGCGTTTTTGGCACAAAATTCGTCATGCAAAAATACTACTGGCAGGGCATCTCATTGCCAGCGTGGTATTGCTAATTTTAGCCAATCATGGGCCACAGTGGGAGCAGCAATTTAATAATCTGCTCTACAAAGACAAGGTGATCTTTGCCAAATCAACCCGTTTTCAGCAACTCACCTTTACCGAACGTTTACGAGGTAACAACCTGCCACCTGTTTATTCACTTTATATCAATGGACGTTTGCAGTTTGCCAGCCAAGATGAGCACATCTATCACTCGTTTTTAGTTCACCCGACACTCGAAGCGAGTGCAAGACGCAACAATATTTTGATCATAGGTGGCGGAGATGGCTTAGGACTACGCCAAGTACTTAAGTGGCACCCAGAACACGTGACACTAATGGATCTCGACGCTGATCTGGTCAAGCTATTTAAGTCTGGTGATCAACAGATGCCAACAAGACTTTCGCACGCACTAACCCAGCTCAACGGAAATGCGCTTAACGATAAACGAGTAGAGCTAATTTTCGATGATGCCTTTAATGGTGCAGACAAACTGATTAAACGCGGCGATAAGTTTGATGCCATTATTGTTGATCTTCCCGATCCGAGTCATCCCGATCTCAACAAACTCTACTCAGATATGTTCTACCGTAAGCTGAAGGAACTATTGAGTGCGGACGGCGCCCTAACGGTTCAATCCACCTCCCCTTACCATGCCCCTAACGCGTTTATTTCTGTAGGTAAAACCCTCACCAGTGCGGGCTTTAATGTACAGCAATACCATCATAACGTGCCAAGTTTTGGTGAGTGGGGCTGGAGTATTGCAACAATGACAGGCAAAGATGCCAAGCAACGTTTGCAAACATTAACGAGTCTGTCGATTGAAGAAAACTGGCTGACACCTGGACTGATTAAGGGTAGCTTCGAATTTCCTGGCAATTATTACGATCATGCTGATGAGGTAAAGATAAATGCAATCGGCTCAACGCAGTTGTATCGTTATCATCAGCAGGCTTGGTCTGAAAATGAAAACCTGACACTTTTTGAATAG
- a CDS encoding DUF350 domain-containing protein has translation MTIFQNFGITQDLAIILCIDLTIAIVLLTAMRYLQGWSIKVNSTHELAEQDNFAFGISTAGAVAALGIVLTGAITGEAATSYLTEAIGMSAYGIFGLILIKFGRLLHDKIVLNKIDKNALILKGNMSVAIVDATAAIATAIIIRAVLIWVEDLTIDTFIAIFSAFAVSQLMLVLLTRMREKGYAKRNQNASMQGALANGDIAVAIRHSGYMLAMALSFNAASHFIIFTPEAHFNNIMGWLVFSVIMLVALSLLQALVKKLVLANIDLAAEVEQQHNIGIATVELAISVAIALILTSLMI, from the coding sequence ATGACAATTTTTCAAAACTTCGGCATCACACAAGATCTGGCAATCATACTCTGTATCGATCTTACGATTGCGATAGTGCTATTAACAGCAATGCGTTACCTGCAAGGTTGGAGCATTAAAGTGAATAGTACTCACGAACTCGCTGAGCAAGACAATTTTGCCTTTGGGATCAGTACTGCAGGCGCTGTAGCGGCCTTAGGTATTGTGCTAACAGGCGCAATAACAGGTGAAGCAGCGACCTCATATTTAACTGAGGCGATAGGCATGAGTGCCTATGGTATTTTTGGATTAATCTTGATCAAGTTTGGGCGTCTGCTACATGACAAAATCGTCCTTAACAAGATAGACAAAAACGCCCTTATCCTTAAAGGCAATATGTCTGTCGCAATAGTCGATGCCACCGCTGCAATTGCCACGGCGATCATCATTCGCGCGGTACTTATCTGGGTAGAAGACCTCACTATAGATACCTTTATTGCTATCTTCAGTGCCTTTGCTGTCTCTCAGCTAATGCTAGTGCTGCTGACCAGAATGCGTGAAAAAGGCTACGCTAAACGCAACCAGAATGCTTCAATGCAAGGAGCGCTTGCCAACGGTGATATCGCTGTTGCTATTCGTCATAGCGGTTATATGCTAGCGATGGCGTTAAGCTTTAATGCTGCTAGCCATTTCATTATTTTTACGCCAGAAGCCCATTTTAATAATATTATGGGTTGGTTGGTGTTCTCTGTGATCATGTTAGTCGCGCTGTCATTACTACAAGCGTTAGTCAAAAAGTTAGTGCTTGCCAACATCGATTTAGCCGCTGAGGTAGAACAACAACACAATATTGGTATTGCCACGGTAGAGCTGGCTATTAGCGTTGCAATCGCGCTTATTCTCACCAGTCTTATGATCTAA